One window of the Cryptosporangium aurantiacum genome contains the following:
- a CDS encoding MFS transporter: protein MGIDVGRPAAPDAQQGTGRSSTRRLPRSAWLVLAGEAVSCGGMGLTLPFLLVYLHEQRGIGLGAAGLIVASIGLAGFVGNPVGGWLCDVVGARRVAVAGLLVVAVGAALTPAVRSTWQGFLAAGTYGLGIALAAPARGALLALVVPVPLRGRAFALRYGLNNLGQTLGGLIGALLVVASPGGFTAIYLVEAVTFLLFALLTVRVRPRTNEPVGRSPGGYRQVVGDRPTRAVLALIVLVVAAGYGQHSAGFTGYATEGAGVDAAGLGLAFAVSTLVVVVAQLPVNGWSARIPRSRTMAAAAFTTALGWAVALVGGAVSDSVWPFVVAMGLFGLGATAFSPVVAALVNDLATDDLRGRYNAAFNLTYTIGFTAGPALAALFLSAGYPAAPLTVAVVVLLGAVLLSLRLGRLLPASVNLPAVQNHRGTQ from the coding sequence ATGGGTATCGACGTAGGCCGCCCGGCCGCACCGGACGCGCAGCAGGGAACGGGGCGATCGAGCACACGCCGGCTGCCCCGTTCCGCGTGGCTCGTCTTGGCGGGAGAAGCCGTCTCCTGCGGCGGAATGGGCCTCACGCTGCCGTTCCTGCTCGTGTACCTGCACGAACAGCGCGGGATCGGGCTGGGTGCGGCCGGGCTGATCGTCGCGTCGATCGGGCTCGCCGGGTTCGTCGGCAACCCGGTGGGCGGATGGCTCTGCGATGTGGTGGGCGCCCGCCGCGTCGCGGTGGCCGGACTGCTGGTCGTCGCGGTCGGCGCCGCACTGACCCCGGCGGTGCGCTCCACCTGGCAGGGGTTCCTGGCCGCAGGAACGTACGGGCTCGGGATAGCGCTCGCCGCTCCGGCGCGGGGCGCGCTGCTCGCGCTGGTCGTACCGGTGCCGCTGCGCGGCCGTGCGTTCGCGCTGCGGTACGGCCTGAACAACCTCGGGCAGACGCTGGGTGGCCTGATCGGCGCTCTGCTCGTCGTCGCGTCACCTGGGGGCTTCACGGCGATCTACCTCGTCGAGGCCGTGACGTTCCTGCTCTTCGCGCTGCTCACCGTGCGGGTGCGCCCGCGGACGAACGAACCTGTCGGCCGGAGTCCGGGCGGGTACCGCCAGGTCGTCGGCGACCGTCCGACGCGCGCCGTCCTCGCCTTGATCGTGCTGGTGGTCGCCGCCGGCTACGGACAGCACAGCGCGGGATTCACCGGCTACGCGACCGAGGGAGCCGGCGTGGACGCCGCGGGGCTCGGTCTGGCGTTCGCGGTGAGCACACTCGTCGTCGTGGTGGCGCAGCTCCCGGTCAACGGCTGGTCCGCCCGGATCCCGCGCAGTCGCACGATGGCAGCCGCGGCATTCACGACGGCGCTCGGCTGGGCGGTCGCCCTCGTCGGCGGCGCGGTGAGCGACAGCGTGTGGCCGTTCGTCGTCGCGATGGGGCTCTTCGGCCTGGGCGCGACAGCGTTCTCGCCGGTGGTGGCGGCGCTCGTCAACGACCTCGCGACCGACGACCTGCGCGGGCGGTACAACGCGGCGTTCAACCTCACGTACACGATCGGGTTCACGGCCGGGCCCGCGCTCGCCGCGCTGTTCCTGTCCGCGGGTTATCCGGCGGCTCCGCTCACGGTCGCGGTCGTCGTGCTTCTCGGTGCGGTGCTGCTGAGCCTTCGGCTCGGCCGGCTGCTTCCGGCCTCGGTCAACCTTCCGGCCGTTCAAAACCACAGGGGGACGCAATGA
- a CDS encoding BTAD domain-containing putative transcriptional regulator, with protein sequence MSGLQIDVLGPLRIGRNGTAVTVPGAKPRALLVTLAAAQGFVVSTDQALDALWPAKRPRSALNTLQSYVAVLRRTLEPGRAPGERGSILVREGSGYALRLPVGALDAEEFTRLATRANRQLQAGEAGSAASGSAEALALWRGRPFQDAPDHVDLIAAEVARLHELHVTLLEDRFAAAIVLGQHASVAGELAQHCRDHPLRERGWELLALARYRDGRQADALASLREARRRLAGELGVDPGPRLRELEARILAHDEALFPTDITAGPNGTASHNVPLSLDRTIGRQTEADWLRTMLARYRLTTVTGPGGVGKTRLALDVARTRDDPDGPWVVDVGRLTSGSLLAPAIGRILGLFGANTTEQLTDVLRQRHFLLVLDGCEHLGEAVAELVAALLRRCAGLRVLVTSREPLRVPGEGLLEVRPLRADDDAVELFLDRAGAGTHGWNVRPEDRSVVTRICRRLDGLPLAIELAAARAAALPLPEIEQRLDDRFTLLRDGNRGGEHRHESLWSTLDWSYSMLSASERSLFAALSVFEGGFDTRAVAAVAGPERSAVAATVDLAALVAKSCVVRVRDEEAGPAGDRYGLLDTVRAFASAQLSGAAAASVRARHRAWVEDLTATAERRMVSFDAADSIARLSVERANCRAALASASTDDDPGRALRIVASLGFYWYRTGAIEEGTGSLQQALRFPDRAPEALPRALLFLAGLHYLAGDLRAGLGGLDAAAVAARAVDDRLTLIRATCYRAHFGVLAGENPAEMAAVARRAVAWAERSAPQWVAAEALSALGHVDRLGGDPATALDRLTRAQRLAEECGHDWAAGSAAWAAVKAALDLGRSTRALRLITEQVVAQEIAGDWTSWLVMVHTAAGALAASGRAEDGAMLLGAVTAIGARLGFDPARMDPIDAPRIERLVTDGCTPEVAAAARAAGTELTRTQVRDLLLQAV encoded by the coding sequence ATGAGCGGGCTGCAGATCGACGTGCTCGGACCGCTACGGATCGGGCGAAACGGCACCGCGGTGACCGTGCCGGGGGCGAAACCACGCGCGCTGCTGGTGACGCTCGCGGCGGCGCAGGGTTTTGTCGTCTCGACCGACCAGGCGCTGGACGCGCTCTGGCCGGCGAAGCGTCCGCGCAGCGCGCTGAACACGCTGCAGAGCTACGTGGCGGTGTTACGCCGGACGCTGGAACCCGGACGGGCGCCGGGCGAGCGCGGCTCGATCCTGGTGCGGGAGGGCTCCGGTTACGCGCTCCGATTACCGGTCGGTGCGCTCGACGCGGAGGAGTTCACGCGCCTCGCGACCCGCGCGAACCGTCAGCTACAGGCCGGCGAGGCGGGCTCGGCGGCGTCCGGATCGGCCGAAGCGCTGGCGCTCTGGCGCGGACGGCCGTTCCAGGACGCGCCCGACCACGTCGATCTGATCGCGGCCGAGGTGGCCCGCCTGCACGAGTTGCACGTGACGCTGCTCGAAGACCGGTTCGCCGCGGCGATCGTGCTCGGGCAGCACGCGTCGGTGGCGGGGGAGCTGGCCCAGCACTGCCGCGACCACCCGCTGCGCGAACGCGGCTGGGAGCTGCTGGCACTCGCCCGCTACCGAGACGGCCGACAGGCGGACGCGTTGGCGTCGCTACGGGAGGCGCGGCGTCGGCTCGCCGGGGAACTGGGCGTCGATCCGGGCCCGCGCCTACGCGAGCTCGAAGCGCGGATCCTCGCGCACGACGAGGCGTTGTTCCCGACGGACATCACGGCGGGCCCGAACGGAACCGCCTCGCACAACGTGCCGCTGAGCCTCGATCGAACTATCGGACGGCAGACCGAGGCCGACTGGTTGCGGACGATGCTCGCCCGGTACCGGCTGACCACGGTGACCGGCCCGGGCGGCGTCGGCAAAACACGGCTGGCGCTCGACGTCGCTCGTACGCGGGACGATCCCGACGGCCCCTGGGTGGTCGACGTGGGGCGGCTGACGTCCGGATCGCTGCTGGCCCCGGCGATCGGCCGGATACTGGGCCTGTTCGGGGCGAACACCACCGAACAGCTGACCGACGTGCTGCGGCAGCGGCACTTCCTGCTGGTGCTGGACGGGTGTGAGCATCTCGGGGAGGCCGTCGCCGAACTGGTTGCGGCCCTGCTCCGCCGCTGCGCGGGCCTCCGGGTACTGGTCACCAGCCGGGAACCGCTCCGGGTACCGGGAGAGGGCCTGCTGGAGGTGCGGCCGCTCCGGGCCGACGACGACGCCGTCGAGCTGTTCCTCGATCGGGCCGGTGCCGGCACGCACGGCTGGAACGTCCGCCCCGAAGACCGCTCGGTGGTCACGCGCATCTGCCGACGCTTGGACGGCCTGCCGTTGGCGATCGAGTTGGCCGCCGCGCGGGCGGCGGCGCTCCCGCTCCCGGAGATCGAACAGCGCCTCGACGACCGGTTCACGTTGTTGCGAGACGGCAACCGCGGCGGTGAGCACCGGCACGAGTCGCTCTGGTCGACGCTCGACTGGAGCTACTCAATGCTGAGCGCGTCCGAGCGGAGCCTGTTCGCCGCGCTGAGCGTCTTCGAGGGCGGCTTCGACACGCGCGCGGTGGCCGCCGTCGCCGGGCCCGAGCGCTCCGCCGTCGCGGCGACCGTCGATCTGGCCGCGCTGGTCGCCAAGTCGTGCGTGGTGCGAGTACGCGACGAGGAGGCGGGACCGGCCGGCGACCGGTACGGACTGCTCGACACCGTCAGGGCGTTCGCGTCCGCGCAACTCTCCGGAGCGGCGGCGGCGAGCGTCCGCGCACGTCACCGCGCCTGGGTCGAGGACCTCACCGCCACCGCGGAGCGGCGGATGGTGTCGTTCGACGCGGCCGACTCGATCGCGCGGCTGAGCGTCGAGCGGGCCAACTGCCGCGCTGCGCTGGCGTCCGCGAGCACCGACGACGACCCGGGCCGCGCGCTCCGGATCGTCGCGTCACTGGGCTTCTACTGGTACCGAACCGGCGCGATCGAGGAGGGCACCGGCAGCCTCCAGCAGGCGCTCCGGTTCCCCGACCGGGCGCCAGAAGCGCTTCCCCGGGCGCTGCTCTTCCTCGCCGGACTGCACTACCTGGCCGGCGACCTCCGAGCAGGGCTCGGCGGGCTGGACGCCGCTGCCGTCGCCGCGCGCGCCGTGGACGATCGCCTGACGCTGATCCGCGCGACCTGCTACCGGGCCCATTTCGGTGTGCTGGCCGGGGAGAATCCGGCCGAGATGGCCGCGGTGGCGCGCCGGGCCGTCGCCTGGGCCGAACGCTCGGCGCCGCAGTGGGTGGCGGCCGAGGCCCTCAGCGCACTCGGGCACGTCGACCGGCTGGGCGGCGATCCGGCGACGGCGCTGGATCGGCTGACCCGGGCGCAACGCCTGGCGGAGGAGTGCGGACACGATTGGGCGGCCGGGTCCGCGGCGTGGGCCGCCGTGAAGGCAGCGCTGGACCTCGGCCGGTCGACGCGCGCGCTCCGCCTGATCACCGAGCAGGTCGTCGCGCAGGAGATAGCCGGTGACTGGACGTCATGGCTGGTGATGGTCCACACCGCGGCCGGCGCGCTGGCGGCGTCCGGGCGCGCCGAGGACGGCGCGATGCTGTTGGGTGCGGTGACGGCGATCGGGGCGCGCCTCGGGTTCGACCCGGCGCGGATGGACCCGATCGACGCGCCCCGGATCGAGCGTCTGGTGACCGATGGGTGCACACCCGAGGTCGCCGCCGCCGCCCGGGCCGCCGGGACCGAACTGACCCGCACCCAGGTGCGGGACCTGCTTCTCCAAGCGGTCTGA
- a CDS encoding lytic transglycosylase domain-containing protein, which translates to MRSKTDKDDEDGHSGEPWRRAAVAWTQHAETWAAQHAGRAAAPPSPPSGPSPPPNDPGPARRSRARHYWAPVAGATAFVLCLASAGWVVWGWSRPEAESPLADPPPPNSVPAAPTAAPPLLTATTSALPSEGAASAPVNAARPEETADRPADALASWARALRLLDIPPVALQAYGYAEAVLATAKPRCHLSWTLLAGIGAVESNHGRYGGAKLRPDGTSSSRIIGVPLAGGGGVELIRDTDRGTLDGDRTYDRAVGPMQFLPATWKAWSVDADGNRRADPYDVDDAALAAGYYLCARDQDLATGVGWASAVFTYNRVPAYVEQVYQFADAYGRAA; encoded by the coding sequence GTGCGCAGCAAAACGGATAAAGACGACGAAGATGGGCACTCTGGGGAGCCCTGGCGGCGGGCCGCGGTCGCCTGGACCCAGCACGCCGAAACCTGGGCCGCGCAGCACGCCGGTCGAGCCGCCGCGCCGCCTTCGCCTCCCTCGGGACCATCGCCGCCGCCGAACGATCCTGGGCCCGCCCGCCGCTCTCGAGCCCGCCACTACTGGGCACCGGTCGCCGGGGCGACAGCGTTCGTCCTGTGCCTCGCGAGCGCCGGGTGGGTGGTGTGGGGCTGGAGCCGCCCGGAGGCCGAATCGCCCCTCGCCGACCCGCCCCCGCCGAACTCCGTACCGGCAGCCCCGACCGCCGCGCCTCCGCTCCTCACCGCCACCACCAGCGCGCTTCCCTCCGAGGGTGCCGCCAGCGCCCCGGTGAACGCCGCCCGTCCCGAGGAGACCGCCGACCGCCCTGCCGACGCGCTCGCGTCCTGGGCCCGCGCGCTGCGGCTGCTCGACATCCCCCCGGTCGCGCTCCAGGCCTACGGCTACGCCGAGGCGGTACTCGCGACGGCCAAACCCCGCTGCCACCTCTCCTGGACGCTGCTGGCCGGCATCGGCGCGGTCGAGTCGAACCACGGACGCTACGGCGGCGCGAAGCTACGGCCGGACGGCACCAGCAGCAGCCGGATCATCGGCGTCCCGCTGGCCGGCGGCGGCGGCGTCGAACTCATCCGCGACACCGACCGCGGGACCCTCGACGGCGATCGCACCTACGACCGCGCGGTCGGGCCGATGCAGTTCCTCCCGGCGACGTGGAAGGCCTGGTCGGTGGATGCCGACGGCAACCGCCGCGCCGACCCCTACGACGTCGACGACGCCGCACTGGCCGCCGGTTACTACCTGTGCGCCCGCGACCAGGACCTCGCGACCGGCGTCGGCTGGGCATCCGCGGTCTTCACGTACAACCGCGTTCCGGCATACGTCGAGCAGGTCTACCAATTCGCCGACGCCTACGGCCGCGCGGCCTGA
- a CDS encoding tetratricopeptide repeat protein, producing the protein MSEATAGAVDAAAAVRAACADAERLRAAGRYAEAEQALRALLSRAEQECGPESFAVAEVCNSLGVLGKYTGRFDEARTQYRRALAIIVAEVGENHADAAAIYHNLGGLDHARGRYRDAEPAARRAVEIRRRACGPDHPDVAADEVALAAVLQQLGATDEARTLLGRALGVYERHYGPEHLEVAIVLGNLAVLRVDDDPAAAAELWRRALAIKRAALAPTHPELAVTLNNLAMAHWRLGEHDRAEPLLAETVAVLTGAVEDDHPLLRSATADLADLRRERAQAARP; encoded by the coding sequence ATGAGCGAGGCCACCGCGGGCGCGGTCGACGCCGCAGCAGCCGTCCGGGCCGCTTGCGCCGACGCCGAGCGTCTCCGCGCGGCCGGGCGGTACGCCGAGGCCGAGCAGGCGCTGCGAGCCCTGCTGAGCCGCGCCGAGCAGGAGTGCGGACCGGAGTCTTTCGCGGTCGCCGAGGTCTGCAACAGCCTCGGCGTCCTCGGCAAGTACACCGGCCGCTTCGACGAGGCACGGACGCAGTACCGCCGCGCGCTGGCGATCATCGTGGCCGAGGTCGGCGAGAACCATGCCGACGCTGCCGCGATCTATCACAACCTCGGCGGCCTCGACCACGCCCGGGGCCGCTACCGGGACGCCGAGCCGGCTGCGCGTCGCGCGGTCGAGATCCGTCGGCGCGCCTGCGGGCCTGACCACCCGGACGTGGCCGCCGACGAGGTCGCGCTCGCCGCCGTTCTGCAGCAGCTCGGCGCGACCGACGAAGCCCGGACGCTGCTCGGCCGGGCGCTCGGCGTGTACGAGCGTCACTACGGACCGGAGCACCTCGAGGTCGCGATCGTGCTGGGTAACCTCGCCGTGCTCCGCGTCGACGACGACCCGGCGGCGGCCGCCGAGCTGTGGCGGCGGGCGCTCGCGATCAAGCGGGCTGCGCTCGCCCCCACCCACCCGGAACTCGCGGTCACGCTCAACAACCTGGCGATGGCGCACTGGCGGCTCGGTGAGCACGACCGGGCGGAGCCGCTCCTCGCCGAGACGGTCGCGGTGCTCACCGGCGCTGTCGAGGACGACCACCCGCTGTTGCGCAGCGCCACCGCGGACCTGGCGGACCTGCGACGCGAACGGGCTCAGGCCGCGCGGCCGTAG